Part of the Kitasatospora sp. NBC_00374 genome is shown below.
CCTCGGCACCGCCGGACAGATCGGCTACGACACCGCCGAGGCCGCGTACTTCCACCGGCAGCTGCCGTACGACTCGGGCCGGGCCGAGGCCCGCAACCCCCGGCTGCGGGTGGCCCGCGCCCTGGTCGCGGCCGGTGCGGTGCGGCCGGAGGCGGACGGCCGGGTCACCACCGTGACGGTCGGCGACCACGTCCAGCGGGTCCGCACGGCGGCCGACGGCAGCCTCGGCTGCACCTGCCTGTGGTGGGCCAAGTACCGCGGCGGACGCGGCCCGTGCACGCACGCGCTGGCCGTCCGGCTGGCCGGCGCCGACGCCGGCGCGACGGGGACGGGGACGGCCCGATGAGCCTGATCGAACGGGTCGGACGCGGCGACGTCGCCGGTACCGTCGCCGCACTCGGCGAGCTGACCACGGATCAGCGGCGGGCGGAGCTGACCAGGCTGACGGCGCTCCGCAGGGAGCAGCGCGGCGAGTGGTGGCGGGTGCCGGTGGAGGTCCGCGCCGCACTGCTGATCGCCGGGGCGGGCTGCCACAGCGCGCCGTCCGCGGCCGCGGCCTGGATCGGCGGCCAGGACTTCCGTTCGTCGGGCAGCTGGGACCGGCCCGAACTGTGGACGGTCCTGCGCTCCCGGCCGGTGGAGTGGCAGATCGCGGTGGCGACCCGGCTGGCCCGGCGGCCGGCCCGCAGCTGGAACTGGGACGACTATCCGCTGCTGGAGCGGCTGGTGCTGGCCACCGGTATGCCCGTGCCGTCCTCGGACGCCTTCGTGTCGGAGTGGCTGAGCCACCGCAGCGCCCAGCGGTTCGGCACCGCGCCGGGGACGCTGTGGGGGCGGCTGGAGCACGATCCGTTCGCGCCGGTCCTGGTGCCCCGGCTGTTCGAGGTGCCCGGGACGGGCCCCCTGCTCGGCGCCGACCGGCTGCAGACCGCCGACCGCTGGCCGGGCTGCCTGGTCCGGCTCGCCGACGTCGGCGTGGTCGACCGCGCCACCCTGATCGACCGGTGCCTGGCCCGGCTGCTGCGCGGCGGCCCGGCCAACGACCAGCGGGGATTCCTGCAGATCCTGCGGGAGCTCGCGCCGACCCCGGCCGAGAACACCGCCCACCTGCGCACCTACCTGGCCCTGCTGGACGGCCTGTCGACCGTCGCCGCCCACGCCCAGCAGGTCCTCGCCGAGCTGCACACCGCCGACGCCCTCGCCGCCGGCTCGCCCGTCGCCGACCTGCTCGCCGAGGCATCCGCCACGGTGTTCTTCCGCACCGAGAAGAAGCTGGTCAGAGCCCAGCTGAGCTGGCTCGACCGGGTGGCCCGGCAGGACCGGACCCAGGCCGGAGCCGTCCTGCTCGCGCTGGCGCCCGCGCTCGGACACCCGGATCCGGCGGCCCAGGAAGGCGCCCTGAAGCTCGTCGCCCGGCACCTGCCGGCAGCGGGCGGCGCCGTCCTGCCGGAGCTGCGCACGGCCGCCGAGGCGCTCGACCCGGCCCACCACGCCCGGGCCGCCGAGCTGCTCGGGGTCGACCTCGCCGCCCGGGTGGAGCCGTACCGGGAGTACCTGCCGCCGGTCCCCGGCCCGCGTCCGCTGCCGGGGCCGCTCGGCAGCCCGGCCGAGGTCGCCGAGGAGCTCGGGGCCCTCCTGCACGGCGACCCGGACGTACCGGCCTTCGAACGCACCCTGGACGGGCTGGTCCGCCACGCCCACCTGGACGGGCCCGCCCTCGCCGAAGCCCTGAGGCCGGTGCTGCGGGCCCGCCCGTGGGCCGCCGACCGCTGGGCCGACTGGACGCCCCGTGACCTCCTGTACGTCGCGGCCGCCGCCGCGGGCGAACTGACGCTCAACCAGGCCTGGTCCGCCCGGACCCCGGGACGCTCACCACTGCGCGGCAACCGGACCTCCCCCTTCGGCGCCCAGCTGGCGGCCCGTCTGGAGGAGGCCGCCTGGCAGATCTGCGCCGGGCCGCCGCCGTTCCTGCTCGCCGTCCCGACCGACGGCACCGGCACCCTGGACCCGTCGGTCCTGATCGGCCGGCTGGCGGCGTACGAGGCCGTCGGCGCGACCCCGGGCGAGGTGGACCTCGGCCAGGCCCTGCTGCGGGTGGTCCCCGACCCGGCGTGCGCGCCGGCGGCCGAACGGCTGGGCTCCCCGGCCGGACAGCGGCTGGCCCGCTGGCTGCGGGCGGGCGGCCTGCCCCGGCAGGAGGCCGTCCCGCCGGCGCCCGACGGCGCCCGGCGCAGGAGCCGGTGGCCGGAGCGGGTACGGCGGCCCGCCCTCACCCTGCCCGGCGCGCGGACCGACGAGCCGCTGCCCGCGGACGCGGCGCGGCTGGTCGGGCCGGTCGACGGCCGCTCCGACCGGGCGGAGGGCTTCTGGTTCGAACGGTGCGCCGCCCACTGGGTTGCCGTGCTGCCCGGGCACCGTGAGGAGCTCGCGGCCCGCTTCCAGTGGGCCTTCGCCGATGTCGCCGAGTACGACCAGCGCGGTCCGGCGCAGATCCTGCCGCTGCTCGCCGGGAGCGGCGGCCCGGCCGGCCGGGCGGTGCACGCGGCCCTCGCCCACGGCCTCGGCGCCCCGGCCGGGGCGGC
Proteins encoded:
- a CDS encoding DUF6493 family protein — protein: MSLIERVGRGDVAGTVAALGELTTDQRRAELTRLTALRREQRGEWWRVPVEVRAALLIAGAGCHSAPSAAAAWIGGQDFRSSGSWDRPELWTVLRSRPVEWQIAVATRLARRPARSWNWDDYPLLERLVLATGMPVPSSDAFVSEWLSHRSAQRFGTAPGTLWGRLEHDPFAPVLVPRLFEVPGTGPLLGADRLQTADRWPGCLVRLADVGVVDRATLIDRCLARLLRGGPANDQRGFLQILRELAPTPAENTAHLRTYLALLDGLSTVAAHAQQVLAELHTADALAAGSPVADLLAEASATVFFRTEKKLVRAQLSWLDRVARQDRTQAGAVLLALAPALGHPDPAAQEGALKLVARHLPAAGGAVLPELRTAAEALDPAHHARAAELLGVDLAARVEPYREYLPPVPGPRPLPGPLGSPAEVAEELGALLHGDPDVPAFERTLDGLVRHAHLDGPALAEALRPVLRARPWAADRWADWTPRDLLYVAAAAAGELTLNQAWSARTPGRSPLRGNRTSPFGAQLAARLEEAAWQICAGPPPFLLAVPTDGTGTLDPSVLIGRLAAYEAVGATPGEVDLGQALLRVVPDPACAPAAERLGSPAGQRLARWLRAGGLPRQEAVPPAPDGARRRSRWPERVRRPALTLPGARTDEPLPADAARLVGPVDGRSDRAEGFWFERCAAHWVAVLPGHREELAARFQWAFADVAEYDQRGPAQILPLLAGSGGPAGRAVHAALAHGLGAPAGAARTAAVDALLVLAARGDLDGQLLGSGLAALVRRGVVKANRAAAALRSAADTGAYRTVWSVLAPALPGLLADRPVHAAGELLALGADCARRCAARGPIAEVTGLAAGGGSSRLVKEARALRDVLAAH